In Primulina eburnea isolate SZY01 chromosome 14, ASM2296580v1, whole genome shotgun sequence, the following proteins share a genomic window:
- the LOC140811292 gene encoding annexin-like protein RJ4: ILVPVADAEALRKACQGWGTDEKAIISILGHRNETQRKLIRQSYEDLYHEDLVKTLESELSGDFEKAVYRWIMDPQDRDAVLLHAAIKKSPVLDYRVIVEIACIRSPEELLAIKRAYRIRFKHSLEEDLAQHTTAHIRQFLVGLVSIYRYNGDEINERLANSEAQILQNAIKEKAFHDEEVVRIITTRSKNQVLATLNQFKDDHGSSITKGLRDDPSSDYLSALRTAIRCISDHQKYYEKVIRKALNTVGTDEESLSRVVVTSAEKDLKEIKDLFHKRNSVTLEHAVAKDTSGDYKAFILALLGND, translated from the exons ATCCTTGTCCCTGTTGCAGACGCTGAAGCTCTTAGAAAAGCTTGCCAAG GGTGGGGAACCGATGAGAAAGCAATAATTTCAATTCTGGGACATAGAAATGAGACCCAACGAAAGCTGATAAGACAATCCTACGAGGATTTGTACCACGAGGATCTCGTCAAAACCCTAGAATCTGAGCTTTCTGGTGATTTCGAG aAAGCTGTATATAGATGGATAATGGATCCACAAGATCGTGATGCTGTATTATTACATGCCGCCATCAAGAAATCACCGGTCCTTGACTACCGTGTGATTGTCGAAATCGCATGCATTCGATCACCCGAAGAGCTTTTAGCTATCAAACGAGCCTACCGAATTCGGTTCAAGCATTCCTTGGAGGAAGACTTGGCGCAACACACTACTGCCCACATTCGTCAG TTTTTGGTTGGTTTGGTGAGTATATATAGGTACAATGGTGATGAAATCAATGAAAGGCTAGCAAATTCTGAGGCTCAAATTCTCCAAAATGCTATCAAGGAGAAGGCATTTCATGATGAAGAAGTTGTGAGAATCATAACCACAAGAAGTAAAAATCAGGTTTTGGCAACTCTAAATCAATTCAAAGATGATCATGGTTCATCAATAACTAAG GGTTTGAGAGACGACCCATCCAGCGATTACTTGTCTGCATTACGTACAGCAATTCGGTGCATTAGTGATCATCAAAAGTACTATGAAAAG GTAATTCGGAAAGCCTTAAACACAGTCGGGACGGATGAGGAGTCGCTCAGTCGAGTTGTAGTCACATCGGCTGAGAAAGATTTGAAGGAGATAAAGGATCTTTTTCATAAGAGAAATAGTGTAACTCTTGAGCATGCAGTGGCAAAGGATACTTCTGGGGACTACAAAGCATTCATTCTCGCTTTGCTAGGAAATGATTAG
- the LOC140811427 gene encoding polyphenol oxidase I, chloroplastic-like translates to MASLHLPCATLAPTTNNPSATPRRLFPKPSHFVAFAKRTHRLQVSCNADGQRQKPTSETSGKVDRRNMLLGIGGLYGAVNLSSAPGASANPIQAPELDKCGTATNLNTGEKLDINCCPPVVQKITEYKIPPVIKTKIRPAAHKVSSEYIYKYNLAIDRMKRLPEDDPRSFMQQANIHCAYCNGAYDQPGQGKLDLQVHNSWLFFPFHRWYLYFYERILGKLINDPSFALPFWNWDNPKGMTIPPMFDNPKAAIFDEKRNQANRPPAVVDLGLTGSTDPLQVVSNNLTVMYTEMIRGNSTATDFMGEPYQEGSAVNPGPGASERGSHTSVHAWVGDPRQPSGEDLGNFYSAGRDPLFYCHHGNVDRMWTLWQYYLPSSKVPNKKITDTDFLNSSFVFYDENSQLVRVYVKDCLSNLAMGYDYERIDLPWLDYRPPPQTATAKVTRTGTAAEKAETVFPIKLESIVRVLVPKTKKGKADELLVIENITVDTTKFLKFDVFINDEDDNITELDKAAYVGTYAQIPHKTTNKTATTSIRLRLTDVYEDMDVADDEDVLLTLVPRHQGPGVTIGGIKIIENPAKKTASSS, encoded by the coding sequence ATGGCTTCACTTCACCTGCCATGCGCCACCCTCGCCCCCACCACCAACAATCCCTCCGCCACCCCCCGCCGTCTCTTTCCTAAGCCATCCCATTTTGTTGCCTTCGCGAAGCGTACCCACCGCCTGCAAGTTTCCTGCAATGCCGATGGCCAGAGGCAAAAACCAACCTCCGAAACCTCAGGGAAAGTGGATAGGAGGAACATGCTTCTCGGTATAGGTGGCCTCTACGGTGCTGTCAACCTCAGTTCAGCTCCAGGTGCTTCTGCGAATCCCATACAAGCACCGGAGCTCGACAAATGCGGTACTGCTACGAATTTGAACACCGGAGAAAAACTTGATATCAACTGTTGTCCCCCGGTTGTACAAAAAATCACGGAATACAAGATCCCTCCagtcataaaaacgaaaataaggCCCGCTGCGCATAAAGTCTCGTCTGAATACATATACAAGTACAATTTAGCCATCGATCGGATGAAACGTCTTCCGGAAGACGACCCGCGTAGCTTCATGCAGCAAGCTAACATCCATTGCGCTTACTGCAATGGCGCTTACGATCAACCCGGACAGGGTAAACTGGATCTTCAAGTGCACAATAGTTGGCttttcttccctttccatagATGGTATCTGTATTTCTACGAGAGAATCTTGGGGAAATTGATTAATGACCCCAGTTTCGCTTTGCCATTTTGGAATTGGGATAACCCTAAAGGGATGACAATCCCACCCATGTTCGATAATCCAAAAGCAGCCATCTTTGACGAAAAACGCAACCAAGCAAACCGGCCGCCGGCAGTGGTTGATCTTGGCCTGACCGGGAGCACTGACCCTCTTCAAGTCGTGTCTAATAACCTCACCGTTATGTATACTGAGATGATTCGAGGCAACTCGACCGCGACTGATTTTATGGGAGAACCGTATCAAGAAGGAAGCGCTGTCAACCCTGGTCCGGGAGCTTCCGAGCGTGGCTCGCACACATCCGTTCATGCCTGGGTTGGAGATCCTAGACAGCCCAGTGGGGAGGATTTGGGTAACTTTTACTCGGCGGGTCGAGACCCGTTGTTTTACTGCCACCACGGAAATGTCGACCGAATGTGGACTTTATGGCAGTACTATCTACCCAGCAGTAAGGTGCCGAACAAGAAAATCACTGACACTGATTTTCTCAACTCCTCGTTTGTATTCTACGACGAAAATTCTCAGCTCGTGCGTGTCTATGTCAAGGATTGTTTAAGCAACTTAGCAATGGGATACGACTACGAAAGAATCGACCTTCCCTGGCTCGACTACAGGCCCCCACCACAAACTGCCACCGCGAAGGTGACTAGAACTGGCACAGCAGCGGAGAAAGCAGAGACAGTCTTCCCTATCAAACTCGAGTCAATTGTCCGAGTCCTGGTTCCCAAAACCAAGAAAGGAAAAGCCGACGAGCTTCTGGTGATAGAAAACATAACCGTGGACACTACCAAGTTCTTGAAATTCGACGTGTTCATTAACGACGAGGACGACAATATTACGGAACTAGACAAGGCCGCGTATGTTGGTACCTATGCTCAGATTCCACACAAGACAACGAACAAAACGGCAACGACTTCGATTCGATTGAGGCTGACGGATGTGTATGAGGACATGGATGTGGCGGATGACGAGGATGTGTTACTCACATTGGTGCCTAGACATCAGGGACCGGGCGTGACCATTGGTGGTATCAAGATCATTGAGAATCCAGCCAAGAAAACTGCCTCTTCAAGTTAA